In Edaphobacter dinghuensis, a genomic segment contains:
- a CDS encoding beta-galactosidase, with amino-acid sequence MMLRLRLITALGAAMLTCALSQAQSGVTHYVTPDAPLLGSAWYPEQWPESRWDADLSLMEQAHFNVVRIGEFAWSAEEPSEGHYDFAWLDRAIALAAKHHIAVVLGTPTDAPPAWLTTKYPQTLRFDEGGHRAEHGGRRQFNYANPLYRRFCFEIVAQLARRYGHNPNVIGWQIGNEYTDESFDPATRAQFEQFLRNKYKTLSNLNYHWTTAYWSQTYTTWSQIPLESTHGNPGLLLEHKHFVTATWRSFQRNQIDALRPLISHSQFITTNIGGLAWSDNWDHYAITADLDLAAWDDYVGQGHLDAPKNAMLNDFVRGWRRQNFWIMETQPASVNWAPINNALDPGETRALAWQAVGHGADAILYWQWRSALNGQEQYHGAIVGPDGKPLPLYSELQQLGEDFARTRAALANTTPQSTIALLHTYDSRWAIDFQPQSVLYNQQQVLLRFYKPLSRLAQSNGQSIDIVDPTQPGSLSQYKLLLAPSLNVIDDALAARLLAYVQQGGHLLLGPRSGMKDQYNALNPQRQPGPLAAALGGKVEQYYALAPQRPAPKLTGSAGSGTSDIWAEALTASSPETHTDLTYHDPAGWLDQQPAMLTRHIGRGTIAYLGTLPDDNLLASILAKAADLHATQQIPDDVELCTRRSANGDRTVLIMINHARKPRQMTLPAAYTDLLHQATLIVAPSQTTIILPAQGIAVLVAKSSR; translated from the coding sequence ATGATGCTGCGCCTTCGCCTCATCACCGCTCTGGGTGCGGCTATGCTTACCTGCGCTCTTTCGCAGGCGCAGTCTGGTGTTACGCACTATGTCACGCCTGATGCTCCATTGCTTGGCTCTGCGTGGTACCCCGAGCAGTGGCCCGAGTCGCGCTGGGATGCCGACCTTAGTCTGATGGAGCAGGCTCACTTCAACGTTGTTCGCATCGGCGAATTCGCATGGTCGGCTGAAGAGCCCTCCGAAGGCCACTATGACTTCGCATGGCTCGACCGCGCCATTGCCCTCGCTGCAAAACATCACATTGCCGTTGTCCTGGGCACGCCTACTGATGCTCCGCCCGCATGGCTCACCACGAAGTATCCGCAGACGCTGCGCTTCGACGAAGGCGGTCATCGCGCCGAGCACGGAGGTCGCCGCCAGTTCAACTACGCCAATCCGCTCTATCGCCGTTTCTGCTTCGAGATCGTTGCGCAGCTTGCACGACGTTATGGGCACAACCCCAACGTCATCGGCTGGCAGATCGGCAACGAGTACACCGACGAGAGCTTCGACCCCGCTACGCGCGCGCAGTTCGAGCAATTTCTGCGCAATAAATACAAGACTCTCTCCAATCTCAATTACCACTGGACTACCGCCTACTGGTCGCAGACCTACACCACCTGGTCGCAGATTCCTCTTGAGTCCACCCATGGCAACCCTGGTCTTCTGCTCGAGCACAAACACTTCGTCACGGCCACCTGGCGCAGCTTTCAGCGCAATCAGATCGACGCGCTTCGCCCACTCATTTCGCACTCGCAGTTCATTACCACAAACATTGGCGGTCTCGCCTGGTCCGATAACTGGGACCATTACGCCATCACCGCCGACCTCGACCTCGCCGCGTGGGACGACTATGTCGGCCAAGGTCATCTCGACGCACCCAAGAACGCCATGCTCAACGATTTTGTACGCGGTTGGCGTCGTCAGAACTTCTGGATCATGGAAACCCAGCCTGCCTCGGTAAACTGGGCTCCCATCAACAATGCTCTCGACCCCGGCGAGACCCGCGCCCTCGCATGGCAGGCTGTCGGCCACGGAGCCGACGCCATTCTCTACTGGCAATGGCGCTCCGCACTGAATGGGCAGGAGCAATACCACGGAGCAATCGTCGGCCCCGACGGCAAGCCGCTTCCGCTTTACTCCGAGCTTCAGCAACTAGGAGAAGACTTTGCTCGCACGCGAGCTGCACTGGCCAACACTACGCCGCAATCCACCATCGCCCTGCTCCACACGTATGATTCCCGCTGGGCCATCGACTTCCAACCTCAAAGCGTGCTCTATAACCAGCAACAGGTGTTGCTCCGCTTTTACAAGCCACTCTCGCGCCTCGCACAGTCCAATGGCCAATCCATCGACATTGTTGATCCCACCCAACCAGGCTCGCTCTCGCAGTACAAACTCCTGCTAGCTCCCTCGCTCAATGTCATCGATGATGCTCTCGCCGCCAGGTTGCTTGCGTACGTTCAACAAGGCGGCCATCTGCTGCTCGGCCCACGCTCCGGCATGAAGGACCAATACAACGCCCTGAACCCTCAGCGCCAACCCGGCCCGTTGGCCGCCGCACTTGGAGGCAAGGTCGAGCAATATTATGCGTTGGCACCGCAAAGACCTGCCCCTAAACTCACCGGTAGCGCGGGATCAGGCACCAGCGACATCTGGGCTGAAGCGCTTACCGCCAGTTCTCCCGAGACGCACACTGATCTGACCTATCACGACCCCGCAGGATGGCTCGACCAGCAACCCGCCATGCTTACGCGGCACATTGGCCGAGGCACAATCGCCTATCTCGGCACGCTTCCCGACGATAACCTGCTCGCATCCATTCTCGCTAAGGCTGCTGACCTGCACGCCACACAGCAGATTCCCGATGACGTCGAATTATGCACCCGTAGATCTGCCAACGGAGATCGTACAGTCCTCATCATGATCAATCACGCCCGCAAGCCGCGACAGATGACTCTTCCGGCCGCGTACACAGATCTCCTGCATCAGGCCACACTCATCGTTGCGCCTTCACAAACCACCATTATCCTTCCGGCACAGGGCATTGCTGTCCTGGTTGCCAAGAGCTCGCGATGA
- a CDS encoding beta-galactosidase translates to MLVSNDLIFSGASLRLISRILCVLLLCAHLYAQNLSPSPLRLGTAWYPEQWPESRWNIDLTLMEQAHINVARVGEFAWSTMEPSEGHYNFAWLDRAIALAAQHHIAVVIGTPTAAPPAWLTTKYPDTLRIEEDGHRAEHGNREQFSCTSPRYRIFAARIAREMARRYGHNPNVIGWQIDNEIGAPTFDSFAKAQWHLWLAHKYKTIANLNNLWTTTYWSQTYDNFNQIPFHSRNENPALLLDYKHFVTDTWISYVQNQINAIRPFSSSHQFITTNTMHWNNTFDHYALHRNLDIAAWDNYFPDGQLDPVLNAAEHDLVRGYKQRNFWLMETQPSFVNWGPINAPLAQGVVREMAWQAVGHGADAVLYWQWRSALNGQEQYHGTLLGADGLPVPVYREVQQIGSEFALASNALAGTSPHSRVAILQSYDSHWAIDFQRHSKLFDYDEAVLDIYRAASPVAQSIDIISPDADLSSYAVVFAPALNVISNALAQHLLSYVQQGGHLVIGPRSGMKDQFDALNTQRQPGPLAAALGAHVEQYYALDPKDPAPRVSGELGSGTVSVWAEVLTPDTPGARVLLTYGSDATGSNGWLAGHPAAVENTVDKGTLTYIGAMLDRTLTASAVDQILTSAGVHPILPNLASGVELMQRSASGRPPVWILINHTTSSKQIPLPATVQNLLVPQTVATTLELAPHGVAVLTEQR, encoded by the coding sequence ATGCTGGTTAGCAACGACCTCATCTTCAGCGGAGCTTCCTTGCGTCTCATCTCCCGCATCCTCTGTGTGCTTCTTCTCTGCGCTCATCTCTACGCCCAGAATCTCTCTCCGTCGCCTCTTCGTCTCGGCACTGCATGGTATCCAGAGCAGTGGCCTGAGTCGCGTTGGAACATCGACCTTACACTCATGGAGCAGGCTCACATCAATGTCGCTCGTGTTGGGGAGTTCGCGTGGTCGACGATGGAGCCATCCGAAGGCCACTACAACTTCGCATGGCTCGATCGTGCCATCGCCCTCGCCGCCCAGCATCACATCGCCGTCGTCATCGGCACACCAACTGCCGCGCCACCTGCATGGCTTACGACAAAATATCCGGATACGCTGCGCATCGAAGAAGATGGTCACCGCGCCGAACATGGCAACCGCGAGCAGTTCTCGTGCACCAGCCCGCGCTATCGCATCTTCGCTGCTCGCATCGCGCGCGAGATGGCTCGCCGCTACGGCCATAATCCCAACGTCATCGGCTGGCAGATCGACAACGAGATCGGCGCACCTACCTTCGATTCGTTCGCCAAAGCGCAATGGCATCTTTGGCTCGCGCACAAGTACAAGACCATCGCCAACCTGAACAACCTCTGGACCACTACCTACTGGTCGCAGACCTACGACAACTTCAACCAGATTCCTTTTCACTCGCGCAACGAGAACCCCGCGCTCCTGCTCGACTACAAGCACTTCGTCACCGACACCTGGATTTCATATGTCCAGAACCAGATCAATGCCATTCGTCCATTTTCCAGCTCGCACCAGTTCATCACTACCAACACCATGCACTGGAACAACACCTTCGATCACTATGCTCTGCACCGTAACCTCGACATCGCGGCATGGGACAACTACTTCCCCGACGGCCAGCTCGACCCTGTTCTCAACGCAGCCGAGCATGATCTTGTTCGCGGCTACAAGCAGCGCAACTTCTGGCTTATGGAGACACAACCATCCTTCGTTAATTGGGGCCCGATCAACGCTCCGCTAGCACAGGGTGTCGTTCGCGAGATGGCATGGCAGGCCGTGGGACACGGAGCCGACGCTGTTCTCTACTGGCAGTGGCGTTCTGCTTTGAATGGACAGGAACAGTATCACGGCACACTTCTCGGCGCAGACGGACTCCCTGTTCCGGTTTACCGCGAGGTGCAGCAGATCGGTTCCGAATTCGCCCTCGCCTCGAATGCGCTGGCAGGCACCTCACCGCATAGCCGCGTCGCTATCCTCCAGTCCTACGACTCACACTGGGCCATCGACTTTCAACGACATAGCAAGCTCTTCGACTACGACGAGGCTGTACTGGATATCTATCGCGCCGCATCCCCCGTCGCGCAGAGCATCGATATCATCTCGCCCGATGCCGACCTCAGCTCCTATGCTGTGGTATTTGCACCAGCGCTCAACGTTATTTCAAACGCGCTCGCGCAACATCTTCTCAGCTACGTTCAGCAGGGCGGCCATCTCGTCATCGGTCCGCGCTCCGGCATGAAGGATCAGTTCGATGCCTTGAACACGCAGCGACAACCCGGCCCGCTCGCCGCCGCACTAGGAGCACACGTCGAGCAATATTACGCTCTCGACCCCAAAGACCCCGCACCACGGGTTTCGGGAGAACTGGGCTCCGGTACGGTCTCTGTCTGGGCCGAGGTGCTCACGCCCGATACGCCCGGCGCACGCGTCCTTCTCACTTACGGCTCCGATGCCACCGGCTCCAACGGCTGGCTTGCTGGCCATCCCGCCGCAGTCGAAAACACCGTAGATAAAGGCACGCTCACCTACATTGGTGCGATGCTCGACCGCACACTCACTGCCTCTGCCGTCGACCAAATTCTCACATCCGCAGGCGTCCATCCCATTCTTCCCAATCTGGCGTCCGGTGTTGAGCTGATGCAGCGCTCGGCCTCGGGCCGTCCTCCAGTGTGGATTCTCATCAACCACACCACCAGCTCCAAACAAATTCCGCTACCGGCAACCGTGCAGAATCTGCTCGTTCCTCAAACTGTCGCAACAACACTTGAGTTAGCACCGCACGGCGTAGCGGTGCTAACGGAGCAGCGATGA
- a CDS encoding aspartate/glutamate racemase family protein encodes MAQMLAMIHTSPTLTPVFGALAAAEMPEVAVFHMVDESLIKDTIKAGRLRGLTIRRLLGLIESAEKAGADAVMVTCSSIGPGVALAQKLFDTPVVRVDEAMAEKAVLMGRRIGVAATLRTTLEPTIALLREKAAAAGREIEIVESLSHGAFDAVLAGDTKTHDRILSESLIRDMRGVDLVVLAQASMARVVKEMPKGAIEAPVLSSPELAMQRASVILKDAHRLEAVGANN; translated from the coding sequence ATGGCGCAGATGCTGGCAATGATTCATACAAGTCCCACGCTGACACCGGTCTTCGGCGCGCTCGCTGCCGCGGAGATGCCGGAGGTTGCAGTGTTTCACATGGTCGATGAGAGCCTGATCAAGGACACGATCAAGGCGGGACGGCTGCGGGGGCTTACGATTCGCCGGCTTTTGGGGTTGATCGAATCGGCGGAGAAGGCAGGTGCAGACGCGGTGATGGTGACATGCTCATCGATCGGGCCGGGAGTGGCTTTGGCGCAGAAGTTGTTTGATACGCCTGTCGTTCGCGTCGACGAGGCCATGGCGGAGAAAGCTGTGCTGATGGGAAGACGCATCGGTGTGGCAGCTACACTAAGGACGACGTTAGAGCCGACGATCGCTTTGTTGCGCGAAAAGGCGGCAGCGGCGGGTCGTGAGATTGAGATCGTTGAATCGTTAAGCCACGGCGCGTTTGACGCTGTGTTGGCAGGCGATACGAAGACGCATGATCGTATCTTGAGCGAGTCGCTGATACGGGATATGCGAGGAGTGGATCTGGTGGTGCTGGCGCAGGCTTCCATGGCGAGGGTGGTCAAGGAGATGCCAAAGGGTGCGATCGAAGCGCCTGTGTTGAGCTCGCCGGAGCTGGCAATGCAGCGCGCCAGCGTGATATTGAAAGACGCGCACAGGCTTGAGGCGGTCGGAGCCAACAATTGA
- a CDS encoding MFS transporter encodes MKKRNAVLALLCGVSVIIFMDRLAIAVAEPGIRADLKLSPEQWGWVLSAYVLSNALFEIPSGARGDRRGHRSELTRIAVWWSAFTAATGWCRSFFQMVGARFLFGVGAAGAYPNAAGVVSRWFPEKEHARAQGFIWAASRLGAALAPLLLVPLERVWGWKAIFWLLGGLGALWAVAWRQWFRDTPEEMEGVSSGELEEIRAGRKTKTTHEEIPWKRLLALPQFWLIVAAYFCYAWGSWFFFGWFTTWLTQGAGFTLGEMGIFASFPFVMAMLGNLVGGSLSERLVMRLGAVRAYRLVTSVCLAVGAMLLLEMSLVRSHVAIVAISSVAFGVMDLMLPAAWAMCMGLGGKFGGTATAVMNTSGNLGGWLCALLFGYVVKATGNYNLPLRVVAGMVLVAAALFARVDCSRGLEYPQAVSSE; translated from the coding sequence TTGAAGAAGCGGAATGCAGTGTTGGCGTTGCTGTGTGGCGTTAGCGTCATTATCTTTATGGACCGGTTGGCGATTGCGGTTGCCGAGCCGGGAATTCGTGCAGATTTAAAGCTCTCTCCCGAGCAATGGGGATGGGTGCTGAGCGCCTACGTGCTCTCGAATGCCTTGTTCGAAATACCGTCGGGTGCGCGGGGAGACCGGCGCGGGCATAGGTCCGAGCTGACGCGGATCGCTGTGTGGTGGTCGGCATTTACCGCGGCGACGGGCTGGTGCAGAAGTTTTTTTCAGATGGTCGGTGCTCGTTTTTTGTTCGGGGTGGGGGCAGCAGGAGCATACCCGAATGCAGCAGGCGTGGTATCGCGGTGGTTCCCGGAGAAGGAGCATGCCCGGGCACAGGGCTTCATCTGGGCGGCGAGCCGGTTGGGTGCAGCCCTGGCTCCCTTGTTGCTGGTGCCATTAGAGCGGGTCTGGGGATGGAAGGCAATCTTCTGGTTGTTAGGCGGCTTGGGCGCGCTCTGGGCGGTCGCATGGAGGCAGTGGTTTCGCGATACCCCGGAGGAGATGGAAGGGGTGAGCTCTGGGGAGCTCGAAGAGATTCGTGCCGGAAGAAAGACAAAGACGACGCATGAAGAGATTCCATGGAAAAGGCTGCTCGCGCTGCCGCAGTTCTGGCTGATTGTGGCAGCCTATTTTTGCTATGCGTGGGGCAGTTGGTTTTTCTTCGGATGGTTTACAACGTGGCTGACGCAGGGAGCAGGCTTTACGCTCGGCGAGATGGGTATCTTTGCTTCGTTCCCGTTCGTGATGGCGATGCTTGGAAATCTTGTCGGTGGCTCACTGAGTGAGCGACTGGTAATGCGTTTGGGCGCTGTTCGAGCGTATCGTCTGGTGACCTCAGTTTGCTTGGCGGTTGGAGCGATGCTGCTGCTCGAGATGAGCTTGGTGCGGTCGCATGTCGCCATCGTGGCGATATCCTCGGTAGCATTCGGCGTGATGGATCTGATGCTGCCTGCGGCGTGGGCGATGTGCATGGGGCTGGGGGGAAAGTTCGGCGGAACGGCGACAGCGGTAATGAATACAAGCGGCAATCTTGGCGGATGGCTCTGTGCGCTGCTGTTTGGATACGTGGTGAAAGCAACTGGGAATTACAACCTGCCGTTGCGGGTGGTGGCTGGAATGGTGCTGGTGGCGGCGGCGCTATTTGCTCGCGTGGATTGCTCGCGCGGATTGGAATATCCCCAAGCGGTATCCAGCGAATAA
- a CDS encoding four-carbon acid sugar kinase family protein produces the protein MPLLYTYYGDDFTGSTDVLEQLASNGVSAALFLGPPSANQLERFPGIQAFGIAGDSRSRSPEWMSANLPAIFSALSPFHAPITHYKVCSTFDSSPQHGSIGRAIELGIAAFDPAFVPVVVGAPHLRRFVFEGELFAAAPDGNIHRIDRHPMSHHPVTPMTEPNLCHHLARQTSLPIGLVAHAHLDSLASATSELEAQNAAHRIVFFDTVDPASLNVIGEILWQRALRRQLFSASSSGLTSALITAWRGSNLIPDPPMPQPIARANPLLIVSGSCSPTTAQQIRWALGHGFHGVPIDPSLLLSAAETSIAYRDQLIASAGIHLRRGEDTILYTALGASTSPAAGESLGIALGQLLNGLLAQTPVTRVILCGGDTSSHAVQQLGISALTWKASLQPGAPLCHAHYADSAARYLELTLKGGQIGTEDFFHIARGSC, from the coding sequence TTGCCTCTGCTCTACACCTATTACGGCGACGACTTCACCGGCTCGACCGATGTCCTCGAACAACTTGCCTCGAATGGCGTCTCCGCCGCCCTCTTTCTCGGTCCACCGAGCGCAAATCAGCTCGAACGATTTCCCGGCATCCAAGCGTTTGGCATAGCAGGCGACAGTCGCTCGCGCTCTCCTGAGTGGATGTCCGCCAACCTGCCAGCCATCTTCTCCGCGCTCAGCCCGTTCCATGCTCCCATCACGCACTACAAGGTCTGCTCCACCTTCGATTCATCTCCACAACACGGAAGCATCGGTCGCGCTATCGAGCTCGGGATCGCCGCGTTCGACCCTGCCTTCGTGCCCGTCGTCGTAGGCGCTCCTCACCTGCGCCGCTTCGTCTTCGAAGGCGAGCTCTTCGCCGCAGCTCCCGACGGCAACATCCATCGCATCGACCGCCATCCCATGAGTCACCATCCGGTTACACCTATGACCGAGCCCAACTTGTGCCATCACCTCGCGCGACAAACGAGTCTGCCGATCGGTCTCGTCGCTCACGCTCACCTCGATTCGCTCGCCTCGGCAACCTCCGAGCTCGAGGCTCAAAACGCCGCGCATCGCATCGTCTTCTTCGATACCGTCGATCCCGCCTCGCTCAACGTTATCGGTGAGATCCTCTGGCAACGCGCCCTCCGACGCCAACTATTCTCGGCCTCAAGCTCCGGCCTCACCTCTGCTCTTATCACTGCATGGCGGGGATCTAACCTCATCCCCGATCCGCCGATGCCTCAACCCATCGCTCGCGCCAATCCTCTACTCATCGTCAGTGGTTCCTGCTCGCCGACCACCGCGCAACAGATTCGCTGGGCGCTTGGGCATGGCTTTCATGGTGTCCCCATCGATCCCAGTCTTCTGCTCTCTGCTGCTGAAACTTCCATCGCTTACCGGGATCAACTTATCGCATCCGCTGGCATCCACCTGCGCCGCGGCGAAGACACGATCCTCTACACTGCTCTCGGCGCTTCCACCTCGCCGGCCGCAGGCGAGTCGCTTGGCATCGCTTTAGGCCAGCTCCTCAACGGTCTACTGGCGCAGACTCCAGTCACGCGCGTCATCCTTTGCGGCGGCGACACCAGCTCCCACGCTGTTCAGCAACTCGGCATCTCCGCTCTGACTTGGAAGGCAAGTCTTCAGCCCGGCGCTCCGCTCTGCCACGCTCACTACGCTGACTCAGCCGCACGTTACCTCGAGCTAACTCTCAAAGGCGGCCAGATCGGCACGGAAGACTTCTTCCATATCGCTCGCGGCTCTTGCTGA
- a CDS encoding ribulose-bisphosphate carboxylase large subunit family protein has protein sequence MTAFFSHPDRIFASYFIETAFPLEQAAATMAGEQSTGTFLRVPGETDQLREQFAARVESIVEGEHAASPSLPGSGTPKNWDGIRRTATVTLSWPLHNIGPSLPNLLATVAGNLSELQAFSGLRLLDLSLPSAFLDRYQGPQFGVVGTRQFTGVYDRPLIGTIIKPSIGLTADQTAAQVRTLAEAGIDFIKDDELQSDGPLCPFEARTSAVLGVLREIHDRTGRRIMYAANLTGELDQMLRRHDHLVREGGTCLMVSMNSIGLPAMTALRAHSQLVVHGHRNGWGMLGRYPALGMNFVAFQKLWRLAGIDHTHVNGLRNKFCESDDSVIASARACLTPMFPAPNKGCEVMPVFSSGQSARQALETFRALNSTDLIYAAGGGIMGHPGGPVAGVRSLQQAWEAATLDIPLNTYATTHPELAAALELFGN, from the coding sequence ATGACCGCATTCTTCTCTCATCCCGATCGCATCTTCGCCTCGTACTTCATCGAGACCGCATTTCCTCTCGAGCAGGCCGCCGCCACCATGGCCGGCGAGCAATCCACCGGCACCTTCCTCCGCGTGCCCGGCGAAACCGATCAGCTCCGCGAACAGTTCGCGGCTCGCGTCGAAAGTATCGTCGAGGGCGAGCACGCCGCCTCTCCTTCTCTCCCCGGCTCCGGCACGCCGAAGAACTGGGATGGTATCCGCCGTACAGCAACCGTTACGCTCTCGTGGCCGCTGCACAACATTGGCCCATCTCTGCCCAACCTTCTGGCAACGGTCGCTGGCAATCTTTCAGAGCTCCAAGCCTTCTCCGGCTTGCGGCTGCTCGATCTATCATTGCCATCTGCTTTTCTTGATCGCTACCAAGGGCCGCAGTTCGGCGTCGTCGGAACTCGCCAGTTCACCGGCGTCTACGACCGTCCTCTCATCGGTACTATCATCAAGCCCAGCATCGGCCTTACTGCTGATCAAACCGCCGCTCAGGTTCGCACCCTCGCGGAAGCAGGCATCGATTTCATTAAGGATGACGAGCTTCAGTCCGATGGTCCACTTTGTCCCTTTGAGGCTCGCACCTCTGCCGTGCTCGGCGTTCTGCGCGAGATCCACGACCGCACTGGCCGCCGCATTATGTACGCCGCCAACCTCACCGGCGAACTCGACCAGATGCTCCGCCGCCATGACCACCTTGTACGCGAAGGCGGTACCTGCCTGATGGTCTCGATGAACTCCATCGGCTTGCCTGCCATGACCGCACTCCGTGCTCACTCGCAACTCGTTGTGCATGGCCATCGCAACGGATGGGGAATGCTTGGCCGTTATCCCGCTCTCGGCATGAACTTTGTCGCCTTCCAGAAGCTGTGGCGGCTTGCTGGCATCGACCACACCCACGTCAACGGCCTCCGCAACAAGTTCTGCGAGTCCGACGACTCAGTCATCGCCTCTGCTCGCGCCTGCCTTACTCCCATGTTCCCTGCACCCAACAAGGGTTGCGAGGTGATGCCCGTCTTCTCTTCTGGACAAAGTGCGCGCCAGGCTCTCGAGACCTTCCGCGCGTTGAACTCTACCGACCTGATCTATGCAGCGGGAGGCGGCATCATGGGCCATCCCGGAGGACCTGTCGCCGGTGTTCGCAGCCTTCAGCAGGCATGGGAGGCCGCTACCTTGGACATTCCTCTTAACACCTATGCGACGACTCACCCCGAGCTGGCTGCTGCGCTTGAACTCTTCGGCAACTAA
- a CDS encoding beta-L-arabinofuranosidase domain-containing protein, which yields MPLTRRTFVKSAAAVTALSVARPLLSAMPAPIREPLQELPYTAVQLTGGPLAQQYNAVHAHYLSLSNDRLLKVYRQRAGLPAPGPDMGGWYDLNGFVPGHSLGQYISGLARIGASTGDSSCRDKVRTLVASFAETLGPKNQSILRPETNLWTCYILDKHFIGLIDAATLSGDTSAVPLLNRVLAGAEPLLPAKVHDRIGKKDPPYDEPFVMPENLFAAAQLTGNPRFRELAQRYLLDAALFNPLARGADPFPGQHAYSHVIALSSGGSAYLTLGDPKYRDALANAFKLLTTTQQFASGGWGPNETFITPHRGELCSSLSTTVDHFETPCGSYASTKLARYLLRTGVPRSTEHADNLERVLFNAILAVKSPDSNGDYPYYSTYSAAAQKVFYPKKWPCCSGTLVQTVADYPLNLYFTSADGLYVTLYTPSRVHFAHNDAVIHVEQTTDFPISDTATLSLTLDHPATFTLYLRLPAWLARPASLRINSRPTSLNAGSGSFAAIRRTWHSGDRLELTLPQDFRTEPIDDQNPNTVALLRGPVQYVAIEGSNQAANGRRRLPSGLRQIAPQVFVEDDAGNQTVIVPLYSITNETYTSYFSKA from the coding sequence ATGCCATTAACTCGCCGCACCTTCGTCAAATCAGCCGCAGCCGTTACTGCACTCTCGGTGGCGCGACCGCTTCTGTCGGCCATGCCTGCGCCTATACGCGAGCCGCTACAGGAGCTTCCCTACACCGCTGTTCAGCTCACCGGCGGCCCACTCGCACAGCAATACAACGCCGTCCACGCACACTACCTCTCGCTCTCCAACGACCGCCTGCTCAAGGTCTATCGCCAGCGCGCCGGGCTACCGGCACCTGGCCCCGACATGGGCGGCTGGTACGATCTCAACGGCTTCGTCCCTGGACACTCTCTCGGCCAATACATCTCCGGTCTCGCCCGCATTGGAGCCTCCACCGGTGACTCATCGTGCCGTGACAAGGTTCGAACTCTCGTCGCGTCCTTCGCAGAGACCCTTGGCCCAAAGAACCAGAGCATTCTGCGCCCCGAGACCAACCTCTGGACCTGCTATATCCTCGATAAGCACTTCATCGGACTTATCGACGCAGCTACTCTCTCGGGTGACACCTCCGCAGTTCCTCTGCTCAACCGTGTGCTCGCCGGAGCCGAGCCTCTGCTGCCTGCCAAGGTCCACGACCGTATCGGCAAGAAAGACCCGCCTTACGACGAGCCCTTCGTCATGCCCGAAAACCTCTTTGCGGCTGCACAGCTCACCGGCAATCCACGCTTCCGCGAACTCGCACAGCGCTACCTGCTCGATGCGGCGCTCTTTAATCCACTTGCCCGCGGAGCCGATCCCTTTCCCGGCCAGCACGCTTACTCCCACGTTATCGCGCTATCTTCCGGAGGCAGTGCGTACCTTACGCTTGGAGACCCCAAGTATCGCGATGCGCTGGCCAACGCCTTCAAACTTTTGACTACTACCCAGCAGTTTGCCTCCGGTGGCTGGGGTCCCAATGAGACCTTCATCACGCCCCATCGCGGTGAGTTGTGCAGCTCTCTTTCCACCACCGTCGACCACTTCGAGACTCCCTGTGGCTCCTACGCCTCGACCAAGCTCGCTCGCTATCTGCTGCGAACCGGTGTACCTCGTTCCACCGAGCACGCTGATAACCTCGAGCGTGTTCTCTTCAACGCCATTCTCGCGGTCAAATCACCTGACTCCAACGGCGACTATCCCTACTACTCCACCTACTCCGCTGCGGCACAAAAGGTCTTCTATCCGAAGAAATGGCCTTGCTGCTCCGGTACGCTCGTGCAGACCGTCGCCGACTACCCGCTCAACCTCTACTTCACCTCCGCCGACGGCCTCTACGTTACTCTCTACACTCCATCTCGCGTCCACTTCGCACACAATGACGCCGTTATTCATGTGGAACAAACTACCGACTTCCCCATCTCCGATACCGCTACGCTTTCACTCACTCTTGATCATCCCGCAACCTTTACTCTCTACCTACGGTTGCCTGCTTGGCTCGCCCGCCCTGCCTCACTTCGGATCAACAGCAGACCTACATCACTCAATGCAGGCTCAGGCTCTTTCGCCGCGATCCGCCGTACATGGCACAGCGGCGATCGCCTTGAGCTTACCCTCCCGCAGGACTTCCGCACCGAGCCCATCGACGATCAGAACCCGAACACTGTCGCTCTGCTTCGCGGTCCTGTGCAATATGTCGCCATCGAAGGCTCCAATCAAGCTGCCAATGGCCGCCGACGACTTCCCTCTGGACTCAGGCAGATCGCCCCGCAGGTCTTTGTCGAAGACGACGCTGGGAATCAGACTGTGATCGTTCCTCTATATTCCATTACCAACGAAACCTATACCTCCTACTTCTCGAAAGCCTGA